A genomic window from Alkalihalobacillus sp. AL-G includes:
- a CDS encoding NAD kinase: MPERKNIHFFYRKGTQLQDKIDRLKNIAIDYGFNLVDHFRDANIIASIGGDGTFLQAVRKTGFLEDVLYVGVSTGQLGFYCDFDIDDISGMLDAMLNEQIEVRRYPTIKVQIDKDSSFYCLNECSIRSGIIKTLSLDLYIDDLFFERFKGDGMVISTPTGSTAYNKSLNGSIVDPMLSCMQISEVASINNNHYRTLGSSFILSSARALEIRMVDDGNTSPIIGMDNEALSIRNNEFIRIELSGKRIKTVKLKDNSFWHKVKRSFL; encoded by the coding sequence ATGCCCGAACGCAAGAACATTCACTTTTTTTATCGAAAAGGTACACAGCTTCAAGATAAAATAGACCGGTTGAAAAACATTGCAATTGATTATGGATTTAATTTGGTGGATCATTTCCGAGATGCAAATATTATTGCCAGTATTGGTGGGGACGGCACATTTCTGCAGGCAGTTCGGAAAACCGGATTCCTCGAAGACGTTCTATATGTTGGCGTAAGCACTGGTCAATTAGGGTTTTATTGTGACTTTGACATAGATGATATTTCCGGAATGCTTGACGCGATGCTGAATGAACAAATTGAAGTACGTCGCTACCCTACGATAAAAGTTCAAATTGATAAGGATTCTTCTTTTTACTGTTTAAATGAATGTTCAATCCGTTCTGGAATTATTAAGACACTGTCCCTCGACCTCTACATTGATGATTTATTTTTTGAGAGATTCAAGGGGGATGGCATGGTTATTTCAACTCCAACAGGAAGTACTGCCTACAATAAATCTTTAAACGGGTCAATCGTTGACCCGATGCTCTCTTGTATGCAGATTAGTGAAGTGGCTTCTATCAACAATAATCACTATCGTACCCTCGGATCATCCTTTATTCTCAGCAGTGCGCGAGCTTTGGAAATCCGCATGGTCGATGACGGCAATACTTCCCCAATCATCGGTATGGATAACGAAGCACTAAGCATTAGAAACAACGAATTTATCCGAATTGAGTTATCGGGCAAACGGATCAAGACTGTTAAACTTAAAGATAACTCGTTTTGGCATAAAGTGAAACGCAGTTTTCTCTGA
- a CDS encoding EcsC family protein gives MNWTNNEQRVWSEIEKWEQEYFTYYPSDFSNTYDKWFDDAFGKLTPAYKNKALQTVDNLLFHLHSILLNAQFQQDTKERILLSVQAMNKDIEVWEDLKHCRIEQLRYIAQHQVAKHRLISFAQGGLSGAGGILFLGLDIPASIASHLRSIQVIALSYGFAINEPYETMLSLKVFHAATLPQQHQRHAWDKLMDELSDQQLNPYFFESEEVVADNRWIRHLVSLIGKGMVLFMLRKRLIQGIPIMGMVYGAATNYQLSRQITDFANQFYQKRWLLEKD, from the coding sequence ATGAATTGGACAAACAATGAACAGCGAGTTTGGTCTGAAATAGAGAAGTGGGAACAGGAATATTTTACATACTACCCTTCAGATTTTAGTAATACGTATGATAAATGGTTCGATGATGCCTTCGGAAAATTAACACCAGCATATAAGAACAAAGCGCTTCAAACTGTAGATAATCTGCTTTTTCACCTGCACTCAATTCTTTTGAATGCTCAGTTTCAGCAGGATACTAAAGAGCGGATTCTACTGTCTGTACAGGCGATGAATAAGGATATTGAGGTCTGGGAGGATTTAAAGCATTGCAGGATTGAACAATTGCGTTATATCGCTCAACATCAGGTTGCGAAGCATCGGCTAATATCCTTCGCACAAGGAGGGTTAAGCGGTGCAGGTGGAATCCTCTTTCTCGGACTGGATATCCCTGCAAGTATTGCTTCGCATTTACGTTCGATTCAGGTTATAGCTCTTTCGTATGGTTTTGCGATCAATGAACCGTATGAAACGATGCTATCATTAAAAGTTTTCCATGCAGCAACTTTACCTCAGCAACACCAACGCCATGCATGGGATAAATTGATGGATGAGCTATCGGACCAACAATTGAATCCATACTTTTTCGAGTCAGAAGAAGTTGTGGCGGATAATCGCTGGATCAGACACTTAGTGAGCTTAATCGGTAAGGGTATGGTGTTGTTCATGCTGAGAAAGAGGCTGATTCAAGGCATACCGATAATGGGAATGGTTTATGGAGCGGCAACCAATTATCAATTGTCACGTCAAATCACCGATTTCGCTAATCAGTTTTATCAAAAACGATGGTTGTTGGAGAAGGACTAA
- the ald gene encoding alanine dehydrogenase translates to MRIGVPKEIKNNENRIAMTPAGVVSLETAGHQVYIERDAGLGSGFTNEQYQEAGAEIVETALEAWSMEMVMKVKEPLKEEFQYFREGLILFTYLHLAAEPDLTRALIDHKVTGIAYETVQLPNRSLPLLTPMSEVAGRMSTQIGAQFLEKPHGGMGILLGGVPGVKRGKVTVIGGGVAGTNAAKIAVGLGASVTVLDLNPERLRQLDDIFGSDINTLMSNPLNISEAVVESDLVIGAVLIPGAKAPKLVSEEMIKSMRKGSVLVDIAIDQGGIFETTDRITTHDNPTYEKHGVVHYAVANMPGAVPRTSTIALTNVTVPYALQIANKGYVDACTSNENLLKGINTLDGYVTYEAVAEAHGLEYKDAKSIII, encoded by the coding sequence ATGCGTATAGGAGTACCAAAGGAAATTAAGAATAACGAAAACCGTATCGCGATGACCCCTGCTGGTGTGGTCAGTCTTGAAACAGCAGGTCATCAAGTATATATTGAGCGAGATGCAGGACTTGGTTCCGGGTTTACGAACGAACAGTATCAAGAGGCGGGAGCAGAAATTGTTGAAACTGCTTTAGAAGCGTGGAGCATGGAAATGGTCATGAAAGTAAAAGAACCATTGAAAGAGGAATTTCAATATTTCCGTGAAGGTCTAATTTTATTTACATATTTACACTTAGCAGCGGAACCTGATCTCACTAGAGCATTAATTGATCACAAAGTAACGGGTATCGCATACGAAACTGTACAATTACCTAACCGTAGTCTTCCATTACTTACACCGATGAGCGAGGTTGCAGGAAGAATGTCAACCCAAATAGGAGCACAATTCCTCGAAAAGCCTCATGGCGGAATGGGGATTTTACTCGGTGGGGTACCTGGAGTGAAGCGCGGAAAGGTTACGGTGATCGGTGGCGGAGTTGCAGGAACAAATGCAGCAAAAATCGCCGTAGGTCTCGGTGCAAGCGTAACTGTTCTTGATTTGAATCCAGAGCGTTTACGTCAATTAGATGATATTTTTGGTTCGGATATTAACACGCTCATGTCTAATCCATTGAATATTTCAGAAGCTGTGGTTGAATCTGACCTTGTTATTGGTGCAGTGCTTATACCTGGTGCCAAAGCTCCAAAGCTTGTGAGTGAGGAAATGATCAAATCGATGAGAAAGGGCTCTGTACTCGTTGATATTGCAATCGACCAAGGTGGGATTTTTGAGACAACGGATCGTATCACGACTCATGATAATCCAACATATGAAAAGCATGGAGTCGTTCATTACGCAGTCGCAAATATGCCTGGTGCAGTACCGCGTACTTCTACGATCGCTCTAACAAATGTTACCGTTCCATATGCGTTGCAAATTGCAAATAAAGGCTATGTTGATGCATGCACAAGTAACGAAAATCTCCTTAAAGGGATTAATACACTTGATGGTTATGTCACTTACGAGGCTGTAGCAGAAGCCCACGGTTTAGAATATAAGGATGCCAAAAGTATAATTATATAA
- the ytfJ gene encoding GerW family sporulation protein, translated as MSEHPIQGLMQTAMENIKEMIDVNTIIGDPVETPDGSVILTVSKVGFGFAAGGSQFKGPSEQQSRGGSQDGDSLPFGGGSGGGVSITPIAFLIVNSSGVKTIHLDNSTHLYERLLDLAPQVVSKIQGMLNNSNQQSGQQTGQQGQQQSGNQQSGRNRRSGRHQYSGDQNQSERNPNQDFDF; from the coding sequence ATGTCAGAACATCCAATCCAGGGTTTGATGCAAACAGCGATGGAAAATATTAAAGAGATGATCGATGTCAATACGATTATCGGCGATCCAGTTGAAACTCCTGATGGAAGTGTGATTTTAACCGTTTCGAAAGTTGGATTTGGATTTGCGGCAGGAGGCAGTCAGTTCAAGGGACCTTCTGAGCAACAATCGCGTGGTGGGTCTCAGGATGGAGATTCTTTACCCTTTGGTGGAGGGAGCGGTGGAGGGGTATCAATCACTCCAATCGCATTTTTAATTGTTAATTCTTCCGGGGTAAAAACCATTCATCTTGATAATAGCACCCACTTATACGAACGATTACTGGATTTAGCTCCACAGGTCGTCAGTAAAATACAAGGAATGTTAAACAACTCGAACCAACAATCCGGTCAACAAACAGGGCAACAAGGGCAACAACAATCAGGGAATCAACAATCCGGTCGAAACCGGAGATCGGGTCGACACCAATATTCAGGAGACCAGAATCAGTCAGAACGAAATCCAAATCAAGATTTTGATTTTTAA
- a CDS encoding DUF2953 domain-containing protein: protein MYWILGIALFLLVIFIIVLISKVRVSVLYAHELGRDNVLIKAQFMKGLIRYSWQLPLDQSESDEKEVHLPVKTNKGILNQDKNSDQDVTVEADTLLHKIEDAKGLIDSVYNLGKIVRRFFKKVSVEKFIWESKIGTGDAASTGLFSGLFWTMKTSTVGFLSFTTTFVAPPTIEVLPFFQEKILNTRFVCIFSFRLGQVIFAAFQVVKNWKGRERHVRTSNPGFDANSDGKY from the coding sequence ATGTATTGGATTCTCGGAATCGCTCTATTCTTGCTCGTTATCTTCATCATTGTATTAATAAGCAAAGTCAGGGTTTCGGTCCTATATGCGCATGAATTAGGTAGGGATAATGTCCTTATCAAAGCGCAATTTATGAAGGGGCTTATTCGTTATTCTTGGCAACTCCCATTGGATCAGTCCGAATCTGATGAGAAAGAGGTTCATCTACCTGTTAAAACGAACAAGGGAATACTCAATCAAGACAAAAATTCAGATCAAGACGTTACCGTTGAAGCAGATACGCTTCTTCACAAGATTGAGGATGCTAAAGGGTTGATAGATTCAGTCTATAATCTGGGGAAAATCGTTCGGCGATTCTTCAAAAAGGTTTCCGTTGAAAAGTTTATTTGGGAAAGCAAGATTGGAACTGGAGATGCTGCCTCGACGGGATTATTCTCAGGTTTGTTTTGGACAATGAAAACTAGTACCGTCGGATTTCTAAGCTTTACAACAACTTTTGTTGCGCCACCCACCATTGAGGTCCTTCCGTTTTTTCAAGAGAAAATCCTAAATACAAGATTTGTGTGTATCTTTTCGTTCCGTTTAGGGCAAGTTATATTCGCAGCGTTTCAGGTCGTAAAAAATTGGAAGGGAAGGGAACGTCATGTCAGAACATCCAATCCAGGGTTTGATGCAAACAGCGATGGAAAATATTAA
- a CDS encoding molybdenum cofactor biosynthesis protein B, giving the protein MSVEEHKRQAPDHVSAMVITVSDTRTEQTDKSGGWIIEKLQSAGHFTVDYEIVQDEAMLISETIRKGAADRRVDVILVNGGTGISRRDVTVEVVTELLDKEIPGFGELFRMLSYTEDIGSAAILSRAIAGVYDNTAVFAMPGSTGAVKLAMNKLILPEIGHVVREIRKDL; this is encoded by the coding sequence ATGAGTGTAGAAGAACATAAGAGGCAAGCGCCTGATCATGTATCCGCTATGGTTATTACGGTAAGCGACACACGTACCGAACAAACAGATAAAAGTGGAGGCTGGATTATAGAGAAACTCCAATCAGCAGGCCATTTTACGGTCGATTATGAAATCGTACAGGATGAAGCGATGTTAATCTCAGAAACAATTCGTAAGGGTGCTGCTGATCGTCGGGTTGATGTTATTCTAGTCAATGGCGGAACGGGAATTTCCAGACGTGATGTAACCGTTGAGGTGGTTACTGAACTTCTTGATAAAGAAATTCCAGGATTCGGTGAACTGTTTCGAATGCTCAGTTATACGGAGGATATTGGTTCTGCAGCAATATTGAGCAGAGCGATCGCAGGGGTGTATGACAACACGGCGGTCTTTGCGATGCCTGGCTCTACGGGGGCAGTTAAACTCGCAATGAATAAGTTGATTTTGCCGGAGATAGGTCATGTAGTAAGGGAAATTAGAAAAGACCTTTGA
- a CDS encoding acetate kinase produces MNKILAINAGSSSLKFQLLTMPEEDVITKGLVERIGQSDSIFTIEFEGRKQKETFDIPDHAVAVQMLLDKLIRHNIIASYDEIEGIGHRVVHGGEKFNDSVLITDEVIQEIDEVSELAPLHNPANIIGIKAFKEILPDVPAVAVFDTAFHQTMPEQSFLYSLPYDYYKDFGIRKYGFHGTSHKYVSQRCAELLGRPIEQLRLISCHLGNGASIAAIEGGKSIDTSMGFTPLAGVTMGTRSGNIDPALLPYIMQKTGKTAEEVLQVLNKESGLLGVSGFSSDLRDIEEKAEAGNERALLALEVFAGRIHKYIGSYASKMHGIDAIIFTAGIGENSDVIRERVLKGLEFMGVYWDPALNKVRGKEAFINYPHSPVKVMIIPTNEEVMIARDTVKMALNQ; encoded by the coding sequence ATGAATAAAATCCTGGCAATCAATGCCGGAAGTTCATCACTGAAATTTCAACTGTTAACAATGCCTGAAGAAGACGTGATTACAAAAGGTCTCGTTGAACGGATCGGGCAGTCAGATAGTATTTTTACGATTGAGTTCGAAGGCCGAAAGCAGAAAGAGACCTTTGATATTCCTGATCATGCTGTTGCGGTACAAATGTTGTTAGATAAATTGATCCGCCACAACATTATTGCTTCGTATGACGAGATTGAAGGTATTGGACACCGTGTCGTACATGGAGGAGAAAAATTTAATGATTCTGTATTGATCACGGACGAGGTTATACAGGAGATTGATGAGGTTTCTGAGCTTGCTCCGCTTCATAACCCCGCAAATATTATAGGAATCAAAGCGTTTAAGGAAATCCTTCCTGACGTACCGGCTGTCGCTGTTTTTGATACAGCATTTCATCAGACGATGCCTGAACAATCGTTTTTATACAGCCTTCCTTATGATTATTATAAAGATTTCGGGATTCGGAAATATGGCTTTCATGGAACGAGTCATAAATATGTTTCACAAAGATGCGCAGAATTGCTCGGTCGACCGATTGAACAGCTTCGCCTCATTTCATGTCACTTAGGAAACGGTGCGAGCATCGCCGCTATTGAAGGCGGAAAATCAATTGATACGTCAATGGGCTTTACACCTCTTGCAGGAGTTACGATGGGAACTCGTTCCGGTAACATCGATCCTGCCTTACTCCCTTATATTATGCAGAAAACAGGAAAGACTGCAGAGGAAGTACTACAGGTGTTGAACAAAGAAAGTGGACTGCTTGGAGTTTCAGGATTTTCAAGTGACCTTCGAGATATTGAGGAAAAAGCAGAAGCAGGAAATGAACGGGCGCTGTTGGCACTTGAGGTTTTTGCAGGTCGTATCCATAAATATATCGGGTCATACGCATCTAAGATGCATGGAATTGATGCGATTATTTTTACAGCAGGTATTGGTGAAAACAGTGATGTGATACGTGAACGAGTTTTAAAGGGGTTAGAATTCATGGGTGTATACTGGGATCCTGCGCTAAACAAAGTACGTGGAAAAGAAGCGTTTATCAATTACCCTCATTCACCTGTAAAAGTTATGATCATCCCTACAAATGAAGAAGTCATGATTGCACGAGATACGGTAAAAATGGCTCTGAATCAGTAA
- a CDS encoding RDD family protein — MDHSVSDNHQLTSEQPTKPTKSTAESVAYAGFWIRLWAYLLDLIVIGSLYRILVYPVFRWFDLPLNDASIFSLKVVMTTLIFFLYFGLLTRLFGQTLGKMVFAIRVVTKDLDKRPPWLTIIFREVVGRFISKVTWIGYLIASVTSEKRALHDIFADTRVIHTRK; from the coding sequence ATGGATCATTCTGTATCAGACAATCATCAACTAACATCAGAACAACCTACTAAGCCGACTAAATCAACTGCTGAATCCGTCGCATATGCAGGGTTCTGGATCCGATTGTGGGCTTATTTGCTCGATTTAATCGTTATTGGTAGTTTGTATCGTATTCTGGTCTATCCGGTTTTTCGTTGGTTTGATTTACCTCTGAATGATGCGAGTATCTTTTCGCTTAAAGTGGTGATGACTACGCTCATCTTTTTTCTGTATTTTGGTTTGTTAACACGATTGTTCGGACAGACTCTTGGGAAAATGGTTTTTGCAATACGTGTTGTAACAAAGGATTTGGACAAGCGTCCACCATGGTTAACGATCATATTCCGTGAGGTTGTAGGTCGTTTTATCAGTAAAGTGACGTGGATCGGCTACTTAATTGCCAGTGTCACTTCTGAGAAAAGAGCTCTACATGACATTTTTGCAGACACAAGGGTAATTCATACACGGAAATAG
- a CDS encoding class I SAM-dependent methyltransferase, translating into MPDFQKVEALYEMLHHTATILSKKNNASYLDALIETGENLLQGGLPDTFDKDTTEELISHYKKISLEDLTKEEIRKGYQLAILKGMQKSVQSQHAMTPDAVAMFMGYLVNKTIPNKERVTLLDPAIGTGNLVSAIINQYNKPVFSYGAEVDETLIKLAYVSMNAQEQDIQLYHQDSLQPLMIDPVDIVISDLPVGYYPDDRTASNYQVRTETGHSYSHHLMIEQALNHAKEGGFLFFLIPNFIFSGDEAKKLNHYLKEEAVIHGLLQLPLTMFKKEEHAKSIFFLQKKGEGVRPPKEALMAELPSFSEPKALQNIMGKIDSWFKGSFNG; encoded by the coding sequence ATGCCTGATTTTCAAAAAGTCGAAGCCTTATATGAGATGCTACATCATACAGCAACGATTCTTTCTAAGAAAAATAATGCATCATACTTGGATGCATTGATTGAAACCGGTGAAAACCTTTTGCAAGGTGGTTTACCCGATACATTCGATAAGGATACAACCGAGGAGTTAATCTCCCACTATAAAAAGATTTCATTAGAGGATCTAACCAAAGAAGAAATTCGCAAGGGATATCAACTGGCCATTTTAAAAGGAATGCAAAAGAGCGTACAATCCCAGCATGCGATGACGCCAGATGCTGTGGCAATGTTTATGGGCTACCTCGTAAACAAAACAATTCCCAATAAAGAACGAGTAACATTACTCGATCCGGCTATTGGAACGGGGAATCTTGTTTCAGCAATAATCAATCAGTACAACAAGCCCGTATTCAGTTACGGTGCCGAGGTCGATGAAACTCTGATTAAGCTAGCCTATGTAAGTATGAATGCTCAGGAACAAGACATTCAGCTCTATCATCAGGACAGTTTACAGCCATTGATGATTGACCCGGTGGACATAGTTATATCCGATCTTCCAGTCGGCTATTATCCAGATGATCGAACCGCATCGAACTATCAAGTGAGAACCGAGACAGGACATTCGTATTCACATCACTTGATGATTGAACAAGCACTGAATCATGCGAAAGAGGGTGGTTTCCTGTTCTTCTTAATTCCTAACTTCATATTTTCTGGTGATGAAGCGAAGAAGTTGAATCACTATTTAAAGGAAGAAGCCGTTATACATGGTTTACTTCAATTGCCCTTGACCATGTTCAAAAAGGAAGAACACGCTAAGAGTATTTTCTTTTTACAAAAAAAGGGGGAAGGGGTTCGTCCGCCAAAGGAAGCGCTTATGGCAGAATTACCTAGTTTTTCAGAACCGAAAGCACTACAGAACATCATGGGGAAAATTGATAGTTGGTTTAAGGGTTCTTTTAATGGATAA
- a CDS encoding DUF3231 family protein, translated as MGMFSGNPKKEPLHYGEVIGLWTSLSTAKSSVVAYQVYYNHAGDEDLKRFIEDLIKNLLKPAIEEVESILKKNQVALPPSPPERSEANTESIPVGARINDPEVAMAISKDIAQGLVADSGVIGQCIREDIALMFGQFHAKKAQMGARLLQINKEKGWLIPPPLHKDRENND; from the coding sequence ATGGGTATGTTTAGTGGAAACCCCAAAAAAGAGCCATTACATTATGGAGAGGTTATCGGATTATGGACATCTTTATCCACTGCCAAGAGTTCCGTTGTTGCTTATCAAGTATATTACAATCATGCAGGTGACGAAGATTTAAAAAGATTTATTGAAGATTTAATAAAAAATCTTCTAAAACCCGCTATTGAAGAAGTTGAGTCCATTTTAAAGAAAAATCAAGTTGCTCTCCCACCTTCCCCTCCGGAACGATCAGAAGCAAACACTGAAAGTATTCCTGTAGGTGCCCGTATTAATGATCCTGAAGTTGCAATGGCCATATCAAAAGACATTGCACAAGGTCTAGTTGCTGATAGTGGTGTTATCGGCCAGTGTATTAGAGAAGATATTGCATTAATGTTTGGACAATTCCATGCAAAAAAGGCCCAAATGGGTGCTAGGTTATTACAAATCAATAAAGAAAAAGGTTGGTTAATACCGCCGCCGCTTCATAAAGATAGAGAAAATAACGACTGA
- the sppA gene encoding signal peptide peptidase SppA has protein sequence MNGKRWAALGIAAVLFVGSIVINLLSSVAANNFTDFQQNMLFEEKPFTEKIIEKGSDRNKIAVLTVQGVIQDTGPASFFQSGGYNHQQFLEMLELAGKSNDVEGIIIQVNSPGGGVVESAEIHDKITTIQEKHKKPVYISMGSMAASGGYYISAPADKIFAHPSTLTGSLGVIIQSLNYSELAEKFGVKWETIKSGIHKDILSPTREMTEEERNILQSIVDNSYNQFVGVISEGRGIPAEEVREIADGRVYDGTQAKALKLVDELGALDDTIKTMKKDLGNSHLKVIRYEMSIGFDTLLNLTAQKVLNPNSDLLGFQKLFSQTNAPQIKYLYAK, from the coding sequence ATGAACGGAAAACGCTGGGCGGCATTAGGGATTGCTGCTGTCTTGTTTGTTGGATCAATCGTAATCAATTTATTATCGTCGGTCGCAGCGAATAATTTTACTGATTTTCAACAAAACATGTTATTTGAAGAAAAGCCTTTTACTGAAAAGATTATCGAAAAAGGAAGCGACAGAAATAAGATTGCTGTACTTACTGTTCAGGGGGTCATCCAGGATACTGGTCCTGCATCCTTTTTTCAAAGCGGGGGTTACAATCATCAACAGTTTTTGGAGATGCTTGAACTTGCTGGAAAAAGTAACGATGTTGAAGGAATCATCATTCAGGTAAACAGTCCAGGTGGCGGGGTTGTCGAAAGTGCCGAAATCCATGACAAAATTACGACAATCCAAGAAAAGCATAAGAAACCCGTATACATATCCATGGGAAGTATGGCTGCTTCAGGAGGTTATTATATTTCTGCACCTGCTGATAAAATATTCGCCCACCCTTCTACACTGACTGGCTCTCTCGGTGTCATCATACAATCGTTGAACTACAGTGAGTTAGCTGAAAAGTTTGGTGTAAAGTGGGAAACGATCAAGAGTGGGATCCATAAGGATATCCTTTCTCCGACAAGGGAAATGACAGAAGAAGAACGTAACATTCTACAATCAATTGTTGATAATTCGTATAACCAGTTTGTTGGGGTCATTTCAGAAGGTAGAGGGATTCCTGCAGAAGAAGTCCGTGAAATAGCTGATGGACGAGTATACGATGGAACCCAGGCTAAAGCTTTAAAACTAGTTGATGAACTTGGTGCTCTTGATGATACGATTAAAACGATGAAAAAGGACCTGGGTAACTCTCACTTAAAGGTGATTCGGTACGAGATGAGCATCGGTTTTGATACACTCTTGAATTTAACGGCTCAAAAAGTATTGAATCCAAATTCTGACCTGCTAGGATTCCAAAAGCTATTCAGTCAGACGAATGCACCACAAATCAAATATTTGTACGCAAAATAG
- the tpx gene encoding thiol peroxidase, with product MASVTFKEKPITLLGNEVKAGDSAPDFKVLANDLSEVTLEDTKGTVRILTSVPSLDTGVCDQEIRRFNEEASSLDNVKVLTVSMDLPFAQKRWCAAAGVENVQTLSDHRDLSFGKAYGVAIEELRLLTRAVFVVDSNNKVTYVEYVSEATSHPDYEAALEAAKSAN from the coding sequence ATGGCATCAGTAACGTTTAAAGAAAAGCCGATTACACTGTTAGGTAACGAAGTAAAAGCAGGGGATTCTGCTCCTGATTTTAAAGTACTAGCGAATGATCTATCAGAAGTAACACTTGAGGACACAAAAGGAACTGTTCGTATTCTTACTTCTGTCCCATCCCTCGATACAGGGGTTTGTGATCAGGAAATCCGTCGTTTTAATGAAGAAGCAAGCAGTCTTGATAATGTTAAAGTCCTGACTGTCAGCATGGACTTGCCATTTGCGCAAAAGAGATGGTGTGCGGCTGCAGGAGTTGAAAATGTACAAACCCTTTCCGACCATCGTGACCTTTCTTTCGGGAAAGCATACGGTGTTGCAATTGAAGAGCTACGTCTTCTAACTCGTGCTGTTTTTGTTGTTGATAGCAACAATAAAGTGACGTATGTTGAGTATGTTAGTGAAGCAACGAGCCACCCAGATTATGAAGCAGCACTTGAAGCTGCAAAATCAGCTAACTAA
- a CDS encoding Xaa-Pro peptidase family protein, with the protein MNQRLKNAAHWLNDQNINLAFVNSTANVYYFSSFYCQPHERLLGLFLFPDKDPILVCPAMESSQARDAGWKYGIIDYNDSENPWEKVKSQLHEHNGNKADAIAIEREQLNYARSMELQSIYPEAEITDFEACANQLRVVKDEKELQILREAAELADFGVEVGISALAEGKSEVEIIAEIEYELKKKGVSGMSFSTMVLFGDKSALPHGKPGDRTLKSGDMVLFDLGVVYKGYCSDITRTVAYKSMNDNQKEIYNIVKDAQQKALDMSKPGTRIGDLDKVARDYITEKGYGEYFLHRIGHGLGIEVHEYPSMSDTNNEAMQEGMVYTLEPGVYVPGIGGVRIEDDVVVTKDGYETLTKFSKELLIIE; encoded by the coding sequence ATGAATCAACGGTTAAAAAATGCAGCACATTGGTTAAACGATCAAAACATCAATTTAGCTTTTGTGAACTCGACAGCTAATGTTTATTATTTTTCAAGTTTTTATTGTCAGCCGCACGAACGTCTCCTCGGATTATTCCTTTTCCCTGATAAGGACCCGATTCTCGTCTGTCCTGCTATGGAAAGCAGCCAAGCTAGAGATGCAGGTTGGAAATATGGAATCATCGATTATAACGATTCCGAAAACCCTTGGGAAAAAGTAAAATCTCAGTTGCACGAACATAATGGAAACAAAGCAGATGCGATTGCAATCGAGCGCGAACAGCTAAATTATGCACGATCAATGGAACTTCAATCGATTTATCCTGAAGCTGAGATTACGGACTTTGAAGCATGTGCAAACCAATTGCGTGTTGTTAAGGATGAGAAGGAGTTACAAATTCTCCGTGAGGCTGCAGAGCTTGCTGATTTTGGTGTAGAGGTCGGCATAAGTGCTTTAGCAGAGGGTAAATCAGAAGTAGAGATCATCGCTGAGATTGAATATGAGCTTAAGAAAAAAGGTGTAAGTGGAATGTCATTCTCAACGATGGTGTTATTCGGTGATAAATCAGCACTCCCACACGGAAAACCGGGAGACCGAACACTGAAATCAGGTGACATGGTCCTATTTGACCTAGGGGTAGTTTATAAGGGATATTGCTCTGATATCACAAGAACGGTAGCCTACAAAAGTATGAATGACAATCAAAAGGAAATCTATAACATCGTAAAGGATGCACAACAAAAGGCGCTGGATATGAGTAAGCCAGGTACCCGTATCGGTGATTTGGACAAAGTTGCAAGAGACTATATAACCGAAAAAGGTTATGGGGAATACTTTTTACATCGGATCGGTCACGGCCTTGGGATCGAGGTCCATGAATATCCTTCAATGAGTGACACGAACAATGAAGCTATGCAAGAGGGAATGGTTTACACACTTGAGCCGGGTGTTTATGTACCTGGTATTGGCGGTGTTCGTATTGAGGATGATGTCGTCGTTACTAAAGATGGATATGAAACACTGACCAAGTTTTCAAAGGAACTGTTGATTATAGAATAG